The region TGATGACAATATTTTTCAACCGCTTGATTTTCTCTAATTTCATTAATTTCATTAGACCTATGATAGAGCCCAATTTGAATTAATTGATTAATAAGATTAGACAGGGAAACATTATTTTTGCTTGCAAGCGTTGCGAGGCACTGATGTAAATTGTCAGGTAGCGAAATCGTTAAGCGTGGCATGAAAAACTCCTAATTTATAGTTCTAATTCTTTGAATAGTTCTTTATTAATTTCTACTCTTTCTCTTTTAATTTCTTGCTCTTCTGTCTTCATTTTTGAATTCATTATTTTTGATAAATTATGCGATTCCATTTGAAGCTTTTTATCAATGGTTGATTGAAGTGATAGTTGATTTTGGTGATTAAATCGGTTTTCGTGTTGCACTAATTGGCTACTAGACGTTATATCAAGCGAGGCGGGCTAAAGAGATGCGTTTTTTTCAATCGCTTCAATCAATTTTTCTTTATTATCTGTAACCAAAATCATGCCATGAATGGCTCTTGAAATTTGGACATAGAAATTATTAAGTGTGGTCCCAAACCGATGAAAGGACTCCATTAAGCCAACACCAAACGGTGCATCTTTTCCTTGAACTTTGTAGTTAGTCAAAACATAGCTGTAATCGAGATGGTTTAAAGCAGGATGTGTTTTTTCAAGAGTTAAAGAGCGCCCTTCTTTCGTGACAAAATGAAGCGCGTCTTTATTGATTGCTACCAGTGTTGCGCACTGCCCGTTACGGATTTCATGTGCTTTAAAATTACGGGTCCACATGACTTTATCGCCCTCGAAAAGCTCTAACAATTTTGCTTCATACACTTCAATCAGCCTCTCAAAAGGTGCGGTATGCGTTTTATAGCTCGGTAGATTTTTCAAATTAAATTTAATTAACTTACCCTGTTTGTCTATTAGGGGTAATACATTCTCTTCTCGATGGCTTTTAGTGATTTCTCCCACCGTATAATAATGACCTGATGTAATTTTATGTCGTTTAAAATCTTGGTTAAAGCGGACCTTATCACCCTTTTGATGGTAGGCCACAAATCGCTGCTGTATGGGTTCAATTGTTTTTGCTTTAAGAGTTAAATGACAGAAAGGCTTGCTACTCAAGGTGCCCTCTTCTTTTAAGCCCTCCCGAAGCAACTTTATAATGGATTCACGATTGGCGTGCGTGGGTGCAAAAAGCAAGGTCTTCTCTCGAGTATCCGGTGTTAAAGAAAGCCAATGATTGGCAATCCAAGCCACGCGCTCTTCATGGGTTGATAGTGTCTTAACATCAAGCTTATCTAATGCGCTCTTCACCTCTCCCCTTGTTGCTGCCATACCGCCTCTTTAAGTACCTCATTTTTTTGTCGCACTATTTCATCCATGATAGTCGTCTCAATACCGTATTCTTGAGTTAGCCCAAAAAGGCGTCCTGCATTCACACTGGGTAGTTGTGCCTTATCCCCGACTAATACAAG is a window of Legionella busanensis DNA encoding:
- a CDS encoding ribbon-helix-helix domain-containing protein encodes the protein MPRLTISLPDNLHQCLATLASKNNVSLSNLINQLIQIGLYHRSNEINEIRENQAVEKYCHQLTIQMSALIKKLSTELLKLNREDFEKLQLAAASKYSEL